Proteins encoded by one window of Chondromyces crocatus:
- a CDS encoding HlyD family secretion protein, giving the protein MKMPYRFRGALQDAAPWLCLVSTLGLAAYLHVGGDARGHIVGFEQPTLEALAPTEIARVASIQVTLNEEVAPGQIVATLDSSLVDAEIAVARATVRQLEAQSEADQFLLEADRTASLEELQRELARQREEQLQAAAGAKALDEQLTRVRQLVQDRVAVLEDLNRLDVQHATVQALATEKPRTIGLLSRQIQAAEQRKHDAQEPPRVVAERLEADLSVARRNVELLEQRRAALTLRATHGGRVAGIDKQVGNVVAPGEPVVRVVDVRGSVVACVPERSAFGIVEGDTARLWIRGQNSAPLTGKVTALGPLVAELPIRCWPNPKTPLWGREISITMDNPMSLLAGQSFDIVFKSSHGGQVAMAAAPQGSSPPPLARTIQGALPASSTGGATLMTVPPALTTRSRFEPSGVLARPGEGRYLVISDDTGFDDGENDSAPWLFAMSAAGVVDPTPLVVEGVDQLVDVEAITAGDDGAIYLLSSQSYSRKGKRKRARTALLRLRAEGQGFRVDGEVHLAEMLDASPDRASQLGLPAGTRELDLEGLGFHKGALYVGLKAPLDARGNAMIWKIGDPKALFEGATKLASTAPAPEKGKGKGNGKGKDSKAPVDPRLLDAGAVSLWANARVDVDLAGKPTPGGISDLQFMPDGSLAITSTPSTADGDAGALWRVDSPQAGALTPRLVQRFPGLKPEGVAPSLSPGKVMIVFDTGARPPSYQELPWVR; this is encoded by the coding sequence ATGAAGATGCCGTACCGGTTCCGGGGCGCGCTGCAGGACGCCGCCCCCTGGCTCTGCCTCGTCTCCACCTTGGGCCTCGCCGCCTACCTCCACGTCGGCGGCGATGCACGCGGGCACATCGTGGGGTTCGAGCAGCCGACCCTGGAGGCGCTCGCACCGACGGAGATCGCGCGGGTCGCTTCGATCCAGGTCACGCTGAACGAGGAGGTGGCGCCCGGGCAGATCGTGGCGACGCTGGACAGCTCGCTCGTCGACGCAGAGATCGCGGTCGCCCGAGCGACGGTTCGGCAGCTCGAGGCGCAGTCCGAAGCCGACCAGTTCCTGCTCGAAGCCGACCGGACGGCGAGCCTCGAAGAGCTGCAGCGCGAGCTGGCGCGGCAGCGAGAAGAGCAGCTCCAGGCCGCCGCGGGCGCGAAGGCGCTCGACGAGCAGCTCACGCGCGTCCGGCAGCTCGTGCAGGACAGGGTGGCCGTGCTGGAGGACCTGAACAGGCTCGACGTGCAGCACGCGACGGTGCAGGCGCTGGCCACGGAGAAGCCCAGGACCATCGGCCTCCTGTCGCGCCAGATCCAGGCGGCGGAGCAGCGCAAGCACGACGCCCAGGAGCCACCGCGCGTCGTGGCCGAGCGGCTGGAGGCCGACCTCTCCGTGGCCCGGCGGAACGTGGAGCTGCTGGAGCAGCGCCGAGCGGCGCTGACGCTTCGCGCCACGCACGGAGGGCGCGTGGCCGGGATCGACAAGCAGGTCGGCAACGTCGTGGCCCCCGGGGAGCCCGTCGTGCGGGTGGTGGACGTCCGGGGAAGCGTGGTGGCCTGCGTGCCGGAGCGCTCGGCGTTCGGCATCGTCGAAGGGGACACGGCGCGGCTCTGGATCCGCGGGCAGAACAGCGCGCCGCTCACGGGCAAGGTCACGGCCCTGGGGCCCCTCGTCGCGGAGCTGCCGATCCGCTGCTGGCCGAACCCGAAGACCCCGCTCTGGGGGCGGGAGATCAGCATCACGATGGACAACCCGATGAGCCTCCTCGCGGGGCAGTCGTTCGACATCGTGTTCAAGTCGAGCCACGGCGGGCAGGTCGCCATGGCGGCGGCGCCACAAGGCAGCTCCCCTCCCCCGCTCGCGAGGACGATCCAGGGCGCCCTCCCGGCGTCCAGCACCGGGGGAGCCACCCTCATGACGGTGCCGCCCGCGCTCACCACGCGCTCGCGGTTCGAACCCTCGGGCGTGCTCGCGCGGCCCGGAGAGGGCCGCTACCTGGTCATCAGCGACGACACGGGGTTCGACGACGGCGAGAACGACTCGGCGCCGTGGCTGTTCGCCATGTCCGCCGCTGGCGTGGTGGACCCGACGCCGCTCGTCGTGGAGGGCGTCGATCAGCTCGTCGACGTGGAGGCCATCACCGCGGGGGACGACGGCGCCATCTACCTCCTCTCGTCGCAGAGCTACAGCCGGAAGGGGAAGCGCAAGCGCGCGCGGACGGCTCTGCTCCGCCTGCGCGCGGAAGGCCAGGGCTTCCGCGTCGACGGGGAGGTCCATCTGGCGGAGATGCTCGACGCGAGCCCGGATCGGGCCTCGCAGCTCGGGCTGCCAGCCGGTACGCGGGAGCTGGATCTGGAGGGGCTCGGCTTCCACAAGGGCGCACTCTACGTGGGGCTGAAGGCCCCCCTCGACGCCCGGGGCAACGCGATGATCTGGAAGATCGGCGACCCCAAGGCCCTCTTCGAGGGCGCCACGAAGCTGGCCTCCACGGCGCCCGCTCCGGAGAAGGGCAAAGGCAAGGGCAACGGCAAAGGCAAGGACAGCAAGGCGCCCGTCGATCCGCGCTTGCTCGACGCGGGCGCGGTGTCGCTGTGGGCGAACGCGCGGGTCGACGTCGATCTCGCAGGCAAGCCGACGCCCGGCGGGATCTCCGATCTGCAGTTCATGCCGGATGGATCGCTGGCCATCACCTCGACGCCATCGACGGCCGACGGGGACGCTGGCGCGCTGTGGCGGGTCGACAGCCCTCAGGCCGGCGCGCTCACCCCGCGCCTCGTGCAGCGCTTCCCCGGACTGAAGCCCGAGGGCGTCGCCCCCTCGCTCTCGCCCGGCAAGGTCATGATCGTCTTCGACACCGGAGCGCGCCCGCCGTCGTACCAGGAGCTTCCATGGGTCCGTTGA
- a CDS encoding TolC family protein, with product MGPLKCAAWLLLALGLPLAGCYTPFGASGSDHAIALYRDERARTALLQRHGVDGISAKARAEGRRPAPAVLTVDQAVTLAKDNSPRLIELTARAEAARVGIDAWRTHRNPELRLQQGRLDQYLNGQPRLGTALRFRPSRPGEADAATATARSEEVTAIAEARAEELTIEADIRWLFDEAALLEAEIEAADRVLEARRERARQMKARLEIAQATTLDDVMAELSAVEAEQGGFDRRARLEAVKGELLDRAGLSPSSTVRLVGGATRRWPPPDLPSEEALVEAALRNRVEVATAAAQIDATHALAFIEQRRRWPWFTFVEVGYQFAPSVETGRGWTFELALELPVFNTGRAGAEAAEVTHRAAKTALVAEVKLVTREVHAALLEVRAAEKLVTEFRRRAIPAAERADAAAQQALEARGISGVDALLTRERLASTEQKQTELMRRYVTGVDALRRAVGGRIPGESPEKSSEKSSTRGGPPDAP from the coding sequence ATGGGTCCGTTGAAGTGCGCGGCATGGCTCCTCCTCGCCCTCGGGCTCCCGCTCGCGGGCTGCTACACGCCCTTCGGCGCCTCGGGGTCGGACCACGCGATCGCGCTGTACCGGGACGAGCGGGCGCGGACTGCGCTGCTCCAGCGGCACGGCGTCGACGGCATCTCCGCCAAGGCGCGGGCCGAGGGGAGGCGGCCCGCTCCCGCCGTGTTGACCGTGGACCAGGCGGTGACGCTGGCCAAGGACAACAGCCCGCGGCTGATCGAACTGACGGCGCGGGCCGAGGCGGCGCGGGTCGGGATCGACGCCTGGCGCACCCACAGGAACCCCGAACTGCGGCTCCAGCAAGGCCGCCTCGACCAGTACCTCAACGGTCAACCGAGGCTGGGGACGGCACTGCGCTTCCGGCCGTCACGCCCGGGTGAGGCCGACGCAGCGACGGCGACGGCGCGCTCGGAGGAGGTCACCGCGATCGCCGAGGCGCGGGCCGAGGAGCTGACCATCGAGGCCGACATCCGCTGGCTCTTCGACGAGGCCGCGCTCCTGGAGGCGGAGATCGAGGCCGCCGACCGGGTGCTCGAAGCCCGGCGCGAGCGAGCCCGCCAGATGAAGGCACGTCTGGAGATCGCGCAGGCCACGACGCTCGACGACGTGATGGCCGAGCTGTCCGCCGTGGAGGCGGAGCAAGGGGGCTTCGATCGGCGGGCGCGCCTGGAGGCGGTGAAGGGCGAGCTCCTCGACCGCGCTGGCCTCTCCCCCTCGTCCACGGTGCGGCTGGTCGGTGGGGCGACCAGGCGCTGGCCGCCCCCTGACCTGCCCTCCGAGGAAGCTTTGGTCGAGGCAGCCCTGCGGAACCGGGTCGAGGTCGCGACCGCGGCGGCGCAGATCGACGCGACCCACGCCCTCGCGTTCATCGAGCAGCGCAGGCGCTGGCCCTGGTTCACGTTCGTGGAGGTCGGCTACCAGTTCGCTCCCAGCGTGGAGACCGGGCGAGGCTGGACGTTCGAGCTGGCGCTGGAGCTGCCCGTGTTCAACACGGGGCGCGCTGGCGCGGAGGCAGCGGAGGTGACCCACCGGGCCGCGAAGACCGCGCTGGTCGCCGAGGTGAAGCTCGTGACCCGCGAGGTGCACGCCGCCTTGCTGGAGGTGAGGGCTGCGGAGAAGCTCGTCACGGAGTTCCGGAGGCGCGCGATCCCCGCCGCAGAGCGGGCCGACGCCGCCGCCCAGCAAGCCCTGGAGGCGCGCGGGATCAGCGGGGTGGACGCCCTGCTCACCCGCGAGCGGCTCGCCAGCACCGAGCAGAAACAGACAGAGCTGATGCGGCGCTACGTGACCGGCGTCGATGCGCTGCGTCGCGCCGTGGGGGGCCGGATCCCAGGGGAGTCACCCGAGAAATCGTCCGAGAAGTCGTCCACGCGAGGAGGTCCGCCCGATGCGCCCTGA